A DNA window from Pseudomonas sp. B21-056 contains the following coding sequences:
- a CDS encoding universal stress protein: MYYEHILVAVDLTEECDPVIKRARALCDGRETKLSLVHIVEPMAMAFGGDVPMDLSQLQQQQFDQAKERLDRLIVKYPDLKRENSHLTYGQPRQEIHHLAKEQGCDLIVVGSHGRHGLALLLGSTANDVLHGAPCDVLAVHLVKRA, translated from the coding sequence ATGTATTACGAACACATCCTGGTCGCCGTCGACCTCACTGAAGAATGCGATCCCGTCATCAAGCGCGCTCGCGCCCTGTGCGACGGCAGAGAGACCAAGCTGTCACTGGTGCATATCGTCGAGCCGATGGCCATGGCCTTTGGCGGCGATGTCCCCATGGACCTTTCTCAACTGCAGCAACAACAGTTCGATCAGGCCAAGGAACGCCTGGACCGCCTGATCGTGAAATACCCGGACCTGAAACGGGAAAACAGCCACCTGACCTACGGCCAGCCGCGCCAGGAGATTCATCACCTGGCCAAGGAACAGGGTTGCGACCTGATCGTCGTCGGCAGCCATGGCCGTCACGGCCTGGCGCTGCTGCTGGGCTCCACCGCCAACGATGTGCTGCATGGCGCGCCTTGCGATGTGCTGGCAGTGCACCTGGTCAAGCGCGCATAA